From Equus przewalskii isolate Varuska chromosome 30, EquPr2, whole genome shotgun sequence, a single genomic window includes:
- the ZEB1 gene encoding zinc finger E-box-binding homeobox 1 isoform X10, whose translation MTSHKSGREQRHVTQSGGNRKFKCTECGKAFKYKHHLKEHLRIHSGEKPYECPNCKKRFSHSGSYSSHISSKKCISLMPVNGRPRTGLKTSQCSSPSLSASPGSPTRPQIRQKIENKPLQEQLSVNQIKTEPVDYEFKPIVVASGINCSTPLQNGVFSGGGPLQATSSPQGVVQAVVLPTVGLVSPISINLSDIQNVLKVAVDGNVIRQVLENNQANLASKEQETISASSIQQSGHSVISAISLPLVDQDGTTKIIINYSLEQPSQLQVVPQNLKKENPVPTNSCKSEKLPEDLTVKSEKDKSFEGGVSDSTCLLCDDCPGDIDALPELKHYGLEQSAQPPPLPAPDAEKAESSVPSGSGDGSLSPSQPPLKNLLSLLKAYYALNAQPSAEELSKIADSVNLPLDVVKKWFEKMQAGQISVQSSEPSSPEPSKGNIPAQNGDQPQSTSANESQDSTTNLQSPLKITDSPILPVGLAANGSRSRTSSPSPLNLSSCRSTQGYLYTAEGVQEEPQVEPLDLSLPKQQGELLERSTITSVYQNSVYSVQEEPLNLSCAKKEPQKDSCVTDSEPVVNVIPPSANPINIAIPTVTAQLPTIVAIADQNSVPCLRALAANKQTILIPQVAYTYSTTVSPAVQEPPLKVIQPNGNQDERQDTSSEGVSNVEDQNDSDSTPPKKKMRKTENGMYACDLCDKIFQKSSSLLRHKYEHTGKRPHECGICKKAFKHKHHLIEHMRLHSGEKPYQCDKCGKRFSHSGSYSQHMNHRYSYCKREAEERDGAEQEEAGPEVLTSEHVGARASPSQVDSDERESLTREEDEDSEKEEEEEEDKETEELQEEKECEKPQGEEEEEEEEMEEEEAEEAENDGEGAKTEGLTPEHGAAKPASGLDHKVSEDSEQASEEKTNEA comes from the exons gaGAGAAGCCATATGAATGCCCAAACTGCAAGAAACGTTTTTCCCATTCTGGTTCCTATAGCTCACACATAAGCAGTAAGAAATGCATCAGCTTGATGCCCGTGAATGGGCGACCGAGAACAGGACTCAAGACGTCTCAGTGTTCCTCACCATCTCTTTCGGCATCACCAGGCAGTCCCACACGGCCACAGATACGGCAGAAGATAGAGAATAAACCCCTTCAAGAACAACTttctgtaaaccaaattaaaactGAACCTGTGGATTATGAATTCAAGCCCATAGTGGTTGCTTCAGGAATCAACTGTTCAACCCCTTTACAAAACGGGGTTTTTAGTGGTGGTGGCCCATTACAGGCAACCAGTTCTCCTCAGGGTGTGGTGCAAGCTGTTGTTCTGCCAACAGTTGGTTTGGTGTCTCCCATAAGTATCAATTTAAGTGATATTCAGAATGTACTTAAAGTGGCAGTAGACGGTAATGTAATACGGCAAGTTTTGGAGAATAATCAAGCCAATCTTgcatccaaagaacaagaaacaatCAGTGCTTCATCCATACAGCAAAGTGGCCATTCTGTTATTTCAGCCATCAGTCTTCCTTTGGTTGATCAAGATGGAACAACCAAAATTATCATTAACTACAGTCTTGAGCAGCCTAGCCAACTTCAAGTtgttcctcaaaatttaaaaaaagaaaatccagtccCCACAAACAGTTGCAAAAGTGAAAAGTTACCAGAAGATCTTACTGTTAAGTCTGAGAAGGACAAAAGCTTTGAAGGAGGAGTGAGTGACAGCACTTGCCTTCTGTGTGACGACTGTCCCGGAGACATCGATGCCCTTCCAGAGCTGAAGCACTATGGCCTCGAGCAGTCTGCGCAGCCTCCTCCGCTCCCCGCGCCCGACGCCGAGAAGGCCGAGTCCTCTGTTCCCTCGGGTTCTGGAGATGGCAGTTTGTCTCCCAGTCAGCCACCTTTAAAGAACCTCTTGTCCCTTCTAAAAGCATATTATGCTTTGAATGCACAACCAAGTGCAGAAGAGCTCTCGAAAATTGCTGATTCAGTAAACCTGCCGCTGGATGTAGTAAAAAAGTGGTTTGAAAAGATGCAAGCTGGACAGATTTCAGTGCAGTCTTCTGAACCGTCTTCTCCTGAACCAAGCAAAGGAAACATCCCTGCACAGAACGGTGATCAGCCTCAGTCGACAAGTGCAAATGAATCCCAGGACAGCACAACAAACCTCCAGAGTCCGCTGAAGATAACTGACTCTCCCATTCTCCCAGTGGGATTGGCCGCCAATGGTTCCAGAAGCCGCACGTCATCCCCGTCACCTCTAAACCTTTCCTCGTGCAGAAGTACACAGGGCTACTTGTACACAGCGGAAGGTGTGCAAGAAGAGCCTCAAGTAGAACCCCTGGATCTTTCACTACCAAAGCAACAGGGAGAATTACTGGAAAGGTCAACTATCACTAGTGTTTACCAGAACAGTGTTTATTCTGTCCAGGAAGAACCCTTGAACTTGTCTTGTGCAAAAAAGGAGCCACAAAAGGACAGTTGTGTTACAGACTCAGAACCAGTTGTAAATGTAATCCCACCAAGTGCCAACCCCATAAATATTGCTATTCCTACAGTCACTGCCCAGTTACCCACAATCGTGGCCATTGCTGACCAGAACAGTGTTCCGTGCTTGCGAGCACTAGCTGCCAATAAGCAGACTATTCTGATTCCCCAGGTGGCTTACACATACTCGACTACAGTCAGCCCTGCAGTCCAGGAGCCACCCTTGAAAGTGATCCAGCCAAATGGAaatcag gatGAAAGGCAAGACACTAGCTCAGAAGGAGTATCAAATGTAGAGGATCAGAATGACTCTGATTCCACACCACCCAAAAAGAAAATGCGGAAGACAGAAAATGGAATGTATGCCTGTGATTTGTGTGATAAGATATTCCAAAAGAGCAGCTCATTACTGAGACATAAATATGAACACACAG GTAAAAGACCTCACGAGTGTGGAATCTGTAAAAAGGCATTTAAACACAAACATCATTTGATTGAACACATGCGATTACATTCTGGAGAAAAGCCCTATCAATGTGACAAATGTGGAAAGCGTTTCTCACACTCTGGGTCTTATTCTCAACACATGAATCATCGCTACTCCTATtgcaagagagaagcagaagagcGCGACGGCGCGGAGCAGGAAGAGGCAGGACCGGAAGTCCTGACGAGCGAGCATGTTGGCGCTAGGGCCTCTCCCTCCCAGGTCGACTCggatgagagagagagtttgacgagggaagaagatgaagacagtgaaaaggaggaagaggaggaggaggataaaGAGACGGAAGAactgcaggaagaaaaagaatgtgaaaaaccacaaggggaggaggaagaggaggaggaggagatggaggaagaggaggcggaAGAGGCGGAGAACGACGGGGAAGGAGCAAAGACTGAAGGTCTGACGCCGGAGCACGGCGCTGCCAAGCCTGCGAGCGGCCTGGACCACAAAGTCAGCGAGGATAGCGAGCAGGCGTccgaagaaaaaacaaatgaagcctAA